One segment of Candidatus Thorarchaeota archaeon DNA contains the following:
- a CDS encoding leucine-rich repeat domain-containing protein — translation MAFLTRRVSPSYPDIGLGPAVPFLLWSEGHCELVTQGSGVLKQGVSSGCEQLRTVQVMPEVKEFKGVALVREDHDQLLSIQREIQTWADVDDEFVAVRSPSGFYKNSMMFMVQDRRVVGLQMRGMGLERLPLSVFGLRRLETLLVDNNGLRELPREVAELPRLTRLDITINPLGAFPEVLRRIKTLRSLRAVELGLVALPEWIGNLAGLGVRP, via the coding sequence ATGGCATTTCTGACGCGAAGAGTGAGCCCCTCATATCCCGACATCGGGCTGGGGCCAGCCGTACCCTTTCTTCTGTGGTCGGAAGGGCACTGTGAGCTAGTGACACAAGGCAGTGGGGTTCTTAAGCAGGGGGTCTCATCAGGATGTGAGCAGTTACGGACTGTGCAGGTCATGCCAGAAGTGAAGGAGTTCAAGGGTGTCGCGCTGGTCAGGGAGGACCACGACCAGCTGCTGAGCATCCAGAGGGAGATACAGACGTGGGCAGACGTTGACGACGAGTTCGTGGCAGTGCGCAGTCCGTCGGGCTTCTACAAGAACTCTATGATGTTCATGGTGCAGGACCGGAGAGTCGTCGGTCTTCAGATGCGTGGTATGGGGCTGGAACGCCTACCTCTTTCTGTGTTCGGACTTCGACGACTTGAGACTCTGCTGGTCGACAACAATGGTCTTCGTGAGTTACCTCGAGAGGTTGCTGAACTACCGCGACTGACCCGTCTGGACATCACCATCAATCCGCTTGGCGCGTTCCCTGAGGTCCTACGACGCATCAAGACACTCCGTTCTCTGCGCGCGGTCGAACTGGGTCTGGTGGCATTGCCTGAGTGGATTGGGAATCTAGCGGGACTCGGAGTTAGACCTTGA